ATAATTTGATAGTTTTGTCTTCACTACCACTTATTAAGCGATCTCCCTGTGGACTAAAAGCTATAGAGTAAACCCAATTAGAATGTCCCTGAAGTATTTTAATACATTCGCCAGTATTAATATCCCATAATCTAATTGTTCGATCTTGACTACCACTTGCTAACTTTTTTCTGTCTGGACTAAAACAAACTGACAAAATTTGATTAGAATACCCTTGAAAAGTTTTTATATATTTATTTTTATTAAGATTTAATAATTTGACTGTTTGGTCGCGACTACCACTAGCTAAGATATTTCCTTCTGGATTGAAAGCTACAGAAAATACCCAATTAGAATGCTCTTGAAAAGTATAGATACATTTCCCTGTATTGGTACTCCATATTTTTACTGTTTGGTCGTGACTACCACTAGCTACAATGTCTCCTTTTGAGCTAAAGGCTACAGAAAATACTCTATTTGAATGTCCATCTAGAGTTCTAAGGCATTCACTAGTGTTAGCATTCCATATTTTAATTGTGCGATCGTCGCTGCCACTTACTAAAATTTGATTGTCACGGCTAAAAGCAATTGAACGAACTCCATCGCTATGTCCTTGAAATATTTTCAGACATTTACCAGTATTAATATCCCATAATCTAATTGTGCGGTCATCACTTCCACTAGCTAGCCTATTGCCATCAAAACAAAAAGCAATAGATGTAACCCAGCTTGTATGTTCTTGAAAAACTTTTATACATTCGGTCGTGCTAGTTTTCCATATTCTAATTGTGCAGTCATCACTACCGCTTGCTAGCATCTCGCCATTAGGGCTAAAAACAACAGACCAAACTTCACCTCGATTTTCTTCTAAAGTTTTGAGACATTCACCAGTTTTAATATTCCATAACTTTACGTTACTATCACTACTGCCACTAGCAAGCAACATATTATTGGGACTGAAATTAAGCGATGTTACCCAGCTCGTATGACCTCGGAATGTATTTAAGGGGCGACTATCTGCAACTCTCCATAAATGAATATCGCCGTTGCTATCCCCGGCAGCTAAAATTTCTCCATCAGGACTAAAAGCAACAGATATTATTCCACCAAAAGTTTCACAAAAAACAGTTTTAGAGAGATCGGAATATTGAAAATTTACATCATGTAGGCATATATTCTGTAAATCTGCTTGCCAGATACACAAATTCGAGAAATCATAGCCTTTTAAATCCGTTCCTAAATGACAAAATAAATTAATAATATTTCCTGCTGTATATCCTGGTTCGAGTGGCGATATTTCTTGTGTGGTTGTTATAATTTGCTTGAGTTGATTTTCAAAATTTTTTTTACCTTTCAAAATATTTAATAAGTTATTGATAACGGGCTGAAGAATAAGTCTTATTTGCGTATTTTTAATATAGTCTTTAGCGGTTGCTTTAACTAGAGCATGAAAACGAAATAGCTCTATTTTAGAATAGACAATTTCTCCGCACACACTTTCAATTAACTTGCCAGTTACATACTCCATTACCACTGACTGTAAGGTAAAGCTAAACTCAGCGTTCGGTTCAATTTCCCTGGATTCTGTTTTATCGATCAAACATCGCCTTGACAATGATTCTAAACCTTCAATCAAAGTTGATATAGAAACAGAATCAACTAAATCTTCTTGTATTTGAGATAGCGTTATCGGCTCTCGATTAATCGCTAACCAGTACATAATCTTTTTTTCAATATCTATTAAACGATTAAATTGCCGATCTAAAAGATCGCGAACATCACCGAAAATAGCTATATTTTGTTGGAGAAATTCAGAAATTTTTCCTCCAAATAAATCGCGAATAGTTGTCCCTATTATTTTCAAAGCTAAAGCATTACCGCTATAATGAGAAACTAGTTTTGCTATTTCTCTTTGCGAGCCAGAAAGTCCCTTGTTTTTAAGAATCTTTTCTGCTTCTTTTTCATCAAAACCATGTAGCTGTAAAGATCTAACTGGTAGTTTTTCTCCTTCTAGGGTGCATACTTGTTTGGGCTTTTCTCGCGACGTTAATAGTAAGCAGCTTTGGTGTGTTGATTCTGCCGTTCGTTGAAATAATCGCTCGTATTCTTT
This region of Myxosarcina sp. GI1 genomic DNA includes:
- a CDS encoding NB-ARC domain-containing protein, producing the protein MNSKKIKRSRGIVLTHNGWQKIQKAKTDWEFRDNQGYKITLEELGDRAGLTTATLRKILTRDCGVDKRSIATLFSTLNLELESSDYTSPKSTKTIERRLTIKRIDWGEAIDVTSFHGRSLELATLNKWLLEDNCRLITIIGMGGIGKTALSVKLAEQIKDKYDYLIWRSLRDAPPIQEILNNIIQFLCDKQDIENELPENLNQKLSLLIECLRSSRCLIILDNVESILCNSSRAGICEEEYKEYERLFQRTAESTHQSCLLLTSREKPKQVCTLEGEKLPVRSLQLHGFDEKEAEKILKNKGLSGSQREIAKLVSHYSGNALALKIIGTTIRDLFGGKISEFLQQNIAIFGDVRDLLDRQFNRLIDIEKKIMYWLAINREPITLSQIQEDLVDSVSISTLIEGLESLSRRCLIDKTESREIEPNAEFSFTLQSVVMEYVTGKLIESVCGEIVYSKIELFRFHALVKATAKDYIKNTQIRLILQPVINNLLNILKGKKNFENQLKQIITTTQEISPLEPGYTAGNIINLFCHLGTDLKGYDFSNLCIWQADLQNICLHDVNFQYSDLSKTVFCETFGGIISVAFSPDGEILAAGDSNGDIHLWRVADSRPLNTFRGHTSWVTSLNFSPNNMLLASGSSDSNVKLWNIKTGECLKTLEENRGEVWSVVFSPNGEMLASGSDDCTIRIWKTSTTECIKVFQEHTSWVTSIAFCFDGNRLASGSDDRTIRLWDINTGKCLKIFQGHSDGVRSIAFSRDNQILVSGSDDRTIKIWNANTSECLRTLDGHSNRVFSVAFSSKGDIVASGSHDQTVKIWSTNTGKCIYTFQEHSNWVFSVAFNPEGNILASGSRDQTVKLLNLNKNKYIKTFQGYSNQILSVCFSPDRKKLASGSQDRTIRLWDINTGECIKILQGHSNWVYSIAFSPQGDRLISGSEDKTIKLWDINTKQCLKTFEGHNSSVRSVAFSPNGKIFASSGEDNLLKLWDTNSGQVLKTLTEHNGAIWSIAFSPDGKTLASGSFDRTIKLWDVNTGRCLKTLAEHETWVWSIAFSPDGKTLASSSPDETIKLWNIKTGECKKNLRLPTGWLLSIAFSKDGHKLAASSQDCTIKLWDVNSHKLINTFLGHKNGYIWSVAFCSDSKIIASGSEDETIRLWNIETGNCYKILKIEGLYKGLNLERSTGLSESTILGLKKLGIVDLT